One window of the Melanotaenia boesemani isolate fMelBoe1 chromosome 14, fMelBoe1.pri, whole genome shotgun sequence genome contains the following:
- the LOC121653013 gene encoding calreticulin-like: MKLSVAVLVLFVSVTVCVDATVYFREQFADGDGWKSRWLESKHKSDYGQWKLTAGKFYGDPEADKGIQTSQDARFYALSARFEPFSNEGKPLVVQFTVKHEQKIDCGGGYVKIFPSDLDQSDMHGDSQYYIMFGPDICGYSTKKVHVIFNYKGQNHLIKKDIKCKDDELTHLYTLILNPDQTYEVKIDNEKVESGSLEDDWDMLPPKKIKDPEAKKPSDWDDRAKIDDPSDTKPEDWEQPETIPDPDAKKPDDWDEDMDGEWEPPMITNPEYKGEWKPKLIDNPDYKGAWVHPEIDNPEYTQDASMYKFDKISVLGLDLWQVKSGTIFDNFLITDDIKEAEEFGKETWGATKGPEKKMKEEQEDMERKLREEEEKSKKKDAEDEEDDDDEEGVKEDEEGELDAETDEYDGLEEEEEDVKQKDEL, encoded by the exons ATGAAGCTTTCAGTGGCGGTTTTGGTACTTTTTGTGTCTGTAACAGTCTGTGTTGACGCCACGGTCTACTTCAGGGAGCAGTTTGCAGATGGAG ATGGATGGAAGAGTCGCTGGCTTGAATCGAAGCACAAGTCGGACTATGGTCAGTGGAAACTGACTGCCGGGAAGTTCTATGGGGATCCTGAAGCTGATAAAG GTATCCAGACCAGCCAGGATGCCCGCTTCTATGCCCTGTCAGCCCGCTTTGAACCTTTCAGCAATGAGGGAAAACCCCTGGTCGTCCAGTTCACTGTCAAGCATGAGCAGAAGATCGATTGCGGAGGCGGCTACGTCAAGATCTTTCCTTCTGACCTTGACCAGAGCGACAtgcatggagactcacaatattACATCATGTTTG GGCCTGACATCTGTGGCTACAGCACTAAGAAAGTTCATGTAATCTTCAATTACAAGGGCCAGAACCATCTCATCAAGAAAGACATCAAATGCAAG GATGACGAGCTGACCCATTTGTACACACTGATTCTTAACCCAGACCAGACATATGAAGTGAAGATTGACAATGAGAAAGTGGAGTCTGGTTCTTTGGAGGATGACTGGGACATGCTCCCCCCAAAGAAGATCAAGGACCCAGAGGCCAAGAAGCCAAGTGATTGGGACGACAGGGCCAAGATTGACGATCCCAGCGACACCAAGCCTGAG GACTGGGAACAGCCAGAAACCATCCCTGATCCTGATGCTAAGAAACCTGATGACTGGGATGAGGACATGGATGGAGAGTGGGAGCCCCCCATGATCACCAATCCAGAATATAAG GGGGAGTGGAAACCCAAGCTGATCGATAACCCTGACTACAAAGGAGCCTGGGTTCATCCTGAGATCGACAACCCAGAGTACACTCAAGATGCCTCCATGTACAAGTTTGACAAGATTTCTGTTCTGGGCCTGGATCTGTGGCAG GTTAAATCTGGAACCATCTTTGATAACTTCCTCATCACCGATGACATCAAGGAAGCGGAGGAGTTTGGGAAGGAAACATGGGGGGCTACCAAG GgaccagagaagaagatgaaggaggagCAAGAAGACATGGAAAGGAAgctgagagaggaggaggaaaagagcAAGAAGAAGGAtgctgaggatgaggaggacgaTGACGATGAGGAAGGggtcaaggaggatgaggagggggagcttGATGCGGAAACAGATGAATATGATGGTctagaggaggaggaagaggacgtcAAACAGAAGGATGAGTTGTAG